One segment of Eschrichtius robustus isolate mEscRob2 chromosome 3, mEscRob2.pri, whole genome shotgun sequence DNA contains the following:
- the SDE2 gene encoding splicing regulator SDE2 isoform X1: protein MAEAAALVWLRSPSFGCKAVWCASAPRSVRDFIHLHCQDQDVPVECYFVKCNGSLVNTSDTVQHGAVYSLEPRLRGGKGGFGSMLRALGAQIEKTTNREACRDLSGRRLRDVNHEKAMAEWVKQQAEREAEKEQKRLERLQRKLAEPRHCFTSPDYQQQCHEMAERLEDSVLRGMQAASSKTVSAEIRESRKRPNKSKTDRTASAEKKKCFWLGMEGLETAEGSGSESSDNDSAEAPSTSGMSFHVPQNGSDGVEMAAEFPSSSQQARVLSADSGSREKLQTPVTDSGNDISEDLSAELGEASTQEYMERKMAIETEKTQEKNEAESKEPLEKEAAGVGLNKEQETKEMTDGERAAKGAPGEDRENIPVAKLEESQSGNTDIGQETVDLLAFSSVAEVELLGLEKLKCELTARGLKCGGTLQERAARLFSVRGLAKERIDPALFAKPSKGKKK from the exons ATGGCGGAGGCTGCGGCCCTGGTGTGGCTTCGGAGCCCCAGCTTCGGATGCAAGGCGGTGTGGTGTGCCTCCGCCCCGCGCTCCGTACGCGATTTTATCCACCTACACTGCCAAGATCAG GATGTTCCAGTGGAATGCTACTTTGTGAAATGCAATGGATCACTCGTTAACACCAGTGACACAGTGCAGCATGGAGCTGTTTATAGTTTGGAACCCAGACTTCGTGGTGGAAAAGGAG GTTTTGGCTCTATGCTCCGAGCACTTGGtgctcagattgagaagacaaccAATCGAGAAGCTTGCCGGGATCTCAGTGGAAGGAGACTGCGAGATGTCAATCACGAAAAAGC AATGGCTGAATGGGTAAAACAACAAGCCGAGCGAGAAGCTGAAAAGGAGCAAAAGCGCCTGGAACGATTGCAGCGGAAGCTTGCAGAACCCAGGCACTGCTTCACCAGCCCCGACTACCAGCAGCAGTGCCATGAGATGGCCGAGCGTCTGGAGGATTCCGTCCTCCGAG GTATGCAGGCTGCCTCCAGCAAGACGGTATCAGCAGAAATCCGTGAGAGTCGGAAACGGCCTAACAAATCAAAAACAGACAGAACAGCCagtgcagagaaaaagaaatgcttttg GTTGGGCATGGAAGGACTAGAGACTGCAGAAGGGTCTGGCTCTGAGAGCTCCGATAATGACAGTGCAGAAGCACCTAGTACTTCAGGAATGAGCTTTCACGTTCCCCAAAATGGCAGTGATGGTGTTGAGATGGCAGCCGAATTTCCTAGTAGCTCTCAGCAGGCAAGAGTATTGAGTGCAGACTCTGGATCACGAGAAAAACTACAGACCCCTGTGACGGACTCTGGGAATGATATTTCAGAAGACTTGTCTGCTGAGCTGGGAGAGGCATCTACCCAGGAGTACATGGAAAGGAAGATGGctatagaaacagagaaaacccAGGAGAAAAATGAGGCAGAGAGTAAAGAACCCTTAGAAAAGGAAGCAGCTGGAGTTGGACTGAATAAGGAGCAGGAGACCAAAGAAATgactgatggggaaagagctgccaAGGGAGCACCTGGAGAAGATAGGGAAAACATACCTGTTGCCAAGCTGGAGGAAAGCCAGTCAGGAAACACA gaTATTGGTCAGGAAACTGTAGATTTACTGGCATTCAGCTCTGTtgcagaagtggagttgctgggtttGGAGAAGCTCAAGTGTGAACTCACGGCCCGGGGACTGAAGTGCGGGGGCACTCTCCAGGAGCGGGCGGCGAGGCTCTTCTCTGTCAGAGGACTGGCAAAGGAGCGGATAGATCCAGCTTTATTTGCCAAGCCTTCGAAAGGGAAGAAGAAGTGA
- the SDE2 gene encoding splicing regulator SDE2 isoform X2, whose translation MLRALGAQIEKTTNREACRDLSGRRLRDVNHEKAMAEWVKQQAEREAEKEQKRLERLQRKLAEPRHCFTSPDYQQQCHEMAERLEDSVLRGMQAASSKTVSAEIRESRKRPNKSKTDRTASAEKKKCFWLGMEGLETAEGSGSESSDNDSAEAPSTSGMSFHVPQNGSDGVEMAAEFPSSSQQARVLSADSGSREKLQTPVTDSGNDISEDLSAELGEASTQEYMERKMAIETEKTQEKNEAESKEPLEKEAAGVGLNKEQETKEMTDGERAAKGAPGEDRENIPVAKLEESQSGNTDIGQETVDLLAFSSVAEVELLGLEKLKCELTARGLKCGGTLQERAARLFSVRGLAKERIDPALFAKPSKGKKK comes from the exons ATGCTCCGAGCACTTGGtgctcagattgagaagacaaccAATCGAGAAGCTTGCCGGGATCTCAGTGGAAGGAGACTGCGAGATGTCAATCACGAAAAAGC AATGGCTGAATGGGTAAAACAACAAGCCGAGCGAGAAGCTGAAAAGGAGCAAAAGCGCCTGGAACGATTGCAGCGGAAGCTTGCAGAACCCAGGCACTGCTTCACCAGCCCCGACTACCAGCAGCAGTGCCATGAGATGGCCGAGCGTCTGGAGGATTCCGTCCTCCGAG GTATGCAGGCTGCCTCCAGCAAGACGGTATCAGCAGAAATCCGTGAGAGTCGGAAACGGCCTAACAAATCAAAAACAGACAGAACAGCCagtgcagagaaaaagaaatgcttttg GTTGGGCATGGAAGGACTAGAGACTGCAGAAGGGTCTGGCTCTGAGAGCTCCGATAATGACAGTGCAGAAGCACCTAGTACTTCAGGAATGAGCTTTCACGTTCCCCAAAATGGCAGTGATGGTGTTGAGATGGCAGCCGAATTTCCTAGTAGCTCTCAGCAGGCAAGAGTATTGAGTGCAGACTCTGGATCACGAGAAAAACTACAGACCCCTGTGACGGACTCTGGGAATGATATTTCAGAAGACTTGTCTGCTGAGCTGGGAGAGGCATCTACCCAGGAGTACATGGAAAGGAAGATGGctatagaaacagagaaaacccAGGAGAAAAATGAGGCAGAGAGTAAAGAACCCTTAGAAAAGGAAGCAGCTGGAGTTGGACTGAATAAGGAGCAGGAGACCAAAGAAATgactgatggggaaagagctgccaAGGGAGCACCTGGAGAAGATAGGGAAAACATACCTGTTGCCAAGCTGGAGGAAAGCCAGTCAGGAAACACA gaTATTGGTCAGGAAACTGTAGATTTACTGGCATTCAGCTCTGTtgcagaagtggagttgctgggtttGGAGAAGCTCAAGTGTGAACTCACGGCCCGGGGACTGAAGTGCGGGGGCACTCTCCAGGAGCGGGCGGCGAGGCTCTTCTCTGTCAGAGGACTGGCAAAGGAGCGGATAGATCCAGCTTTATTTGCCAAGCCTTCGAAAGGGAAGAAGAAGTGA